The Vicinamibacteria bacterium genome includes the window GGTCATCGAGATGTCCAAATCCTCGGGCGGGACGGGTACTTGATCTTCATCGACACCAACGTTTTCATGTACGCAGTTGGCCGAAGGCACCCCTTGCGTGAGGAAGCGCGGTCGTTCTTCGAGAAGAACCTCGAGCGCAAATCACAGCTCGTGACTTCCTCCGAAGTCTTACAGGAGCTGATGCACGCCTATGTG containing:
- a CDS encoding type II toxin-antitoxin system VapC family toxin, which encodes MIFIDTNVFMYAVGRRHPLREEARSFFEKNLERKSQLVTSSEVLQELMHAYV